A single genomic interval of Shewanella halotolerans harbors:
- a CDS encoding sugar MFS transporter: MAMMQQSSTATGVGGEQENYRFALVSLTSLFFMWGFITCLNDILIPHLKAAFSLNYAEAMLIQFCFFGAYFLVSMPAGKLVKALGYQKGIVTGLLIAALGCALFYPAAALATYGLFLGALFVLASGITILQVAANPYVNALGSVETASSRLNLTQAFNALGTTVAPYFGAVLILSVAVEASETLTQAQAEAEVVKLPYLILATALGVLALVFAKLDLPQIKEHCQSGEQGEVVHNGKTSALQSLHLVLGAVGIFVYVGAEVSIGSFLVNFLAQDDIAGLSEASAASYITYYWGGAMIGRFIGSAVMQKVPAGTVLGFNALMAALLVALAMTSTGTVAMWAILAVGLFNSIMFPTIFSLALRDLGPHTSQGSGVLCLAIVGGAILPLLQGVLADNIGIQHAFFLPIICYLFIMFYGVKGSKL; the protein is encoded by the coding sequence ATGGCAATGATGCAACAAAGTAGCACGGCTACCGGGGTTGGCGGTGAGCAGGAGAACTATCGTTTTGCGTTAGTCTCCCTGACCTCGCTATTTTTCATGTGGGGCTTTATCACCTGTCTGAACGACATCTTGATCCCCCATCTCAAGGCGGCGTTTTCGCTCAACTATGCCGAGGCGATGCTGATCCAGTTCTGCTTCTTCGGCGCCTACTTCCTGGTTTCTATGCCGGCCGGTAAACTGGTTAAGGCCCTCGGCTATCAGAAAGGGATAGTGACAGGTCTGCTGATCGCGGCACTGGGCTGCGCGCTCTTCTATCCTGCGGCGGCGCTGGCCACCTACGGGCTCTTCCTCGGCGCCTTGTTCGTGTTGGCCTCAGGGATCACTATTTTGCAGGTGGCGGCGAACCCCTATGTGAATGCATTGGGTAGCGTAGAAACCGCCTCAAGTCGTCTTAACCTGACTCAGGCCTTCAACGCCCTAGGTACTACGGTTGCGCCATATTTTGGCGCCGTGTTGATCCTCTCTGTCGCCGTTGAAGCCAGCGAGACCCTGACTCAGGCACAAGCCGAGGCGGAAGTGGTTAAATTGCCTTATCTGATCCTGGCTACTGCATTAGGCGTGCTGGCGCTGGTATTTGCCAAACTGGATCTGCCGCAGATCAAAGAGCATTGTCAGAGCGGCGAGCAGGGCGAGGTGGTGCATAATGGCAAGACCAGCGCACTGCAATCACTGCACCTCGTGCTCGGCGCCGTGGGGATCTTCGTCTACGTGGGTGCTGAAGTGTCTATCGGCAGCTTCCTGGTGAACTTCCTGGCCCAGGATGACATTGCTGGGCTAAGTGAGGCCAGCGCCGCGAGTTACATCACCTATTACTGGGGCGGGGCCATGATAGGGCGTTTCATTGGTAGTGCCGTGATGCAGAAGGTGCCTGCCGGTACCGTGCTCGGTTTCAACGCCTTGATGGCGGCTCTACTGGTAGCATTGGCGATGACCAGCACGGGCACCGTGGCCATGTGGGCAATTCTGGCGGTTGGCCTGTTCAACTCCATCATGTTCCCAACCATCTTCAGCCTGGCGCTGCGGGATCTCGGCCCTCACACCTCACAAGGTTCGGGTGTACTCTGCTTGGCCATCGTCGGCGGCGCGATCCTACCTCTGCTGCAGGGTGTACTGGCGGATAACATAGGTATTCAGCATGCCTTCTTCCTGCCGATCATCTGTTATCTGTTTATTATGTTCTATGGCGTGAAGGGGTCTAAGCTCTAA
- a CDS encoding DEAD/DEAH box helicase — MLLGGRLLECQRQAHIIRGVFAGEPKITCQVSLNDQGKISGRCDCGQPRCAHQAALVIEQAALRALDEQGRSRRSDTAIRLFRSDLKERFDPFPTMARHRILYLIVPSETGLLLKVLKGYLNKNGRYQLKGPLGFELLQSQPVPKYVSQTDLKLLHTLRAFAADFSSQNIGELSNALGSSTEDSSSGAESRSEKTGQAQLPEYLTSVASGLEAQTAQQDLLPVETSSEQAIIIDLDCAFAETNSDTDNTNDSSAQLGSDFYRLLFASGRCFFGKVAGEPVRLATHYDEDFLDESFMLPLCPGVWLDTCSGTGIIDKRRDVRVNQTLLEGVDLDGDWLPRLEIARESLDQNWLEPLLAPIDVAKFSMVHRGHRYDFESLSYLGAGHKAFMAQFAKCQLLLNPLPLLTSQFEPAVTESLGEGLRLVPGEASEHVVLLRTLSLKGWQIELVAKQRFVQVAANAWYGEVNSADKDWFELSLGVEVEGKRVNLLPLLVNLIRQGKLSRDFNQVTSAEQSDATHGESQPQEVALELESGAILTLPAARIQRILGVLDELFTQQPLNDQEKLVLARHHLGRIPLLDDALSQSEQALTWSGEAKLRQHAKALGRYLNEQQSRRADRLGTIDFVTPDGLNAELRPYQVEGVAWLQFIKRHGFGAILADDMGLGKTLQTLCSILLDKQAGVTKAPVLVIAPTSLLSNWQREIAQFTPSLSSFVWSGRARHDNEQALTDVDVLITSYGILAQDAERLTKLNWHQVILDEAQTIKNSRSRITKLVNRLQTQHRLCLTGTPMENHLGELWSLFHFLMPGFLGMATQFQRQFKQPIEKDHCDASRQRLAQRLAPFMLRRTKSQVATELPTKTVINTLIELSQSQSDLYETIRLTVAEQVQLALRQTGAKANRLMISNALLKLRQVCCHPAMLNLGQLGQVGETDSSKTAISPELDSRQGVTGLDGASDELNAESSKLAWLENKLPSMIEDGRNILIFSSFTSMLDLIAEQLDRQQIGYEMLTGRSRHRDRIIERFRRGEVNVFLISLKAGGSGLNLTEADVVIHVDPWWNPAAEEQASDRAYRIGQDKPVFVYKLICQNTVEERIQQLQQSKQALAQSMYQTESLTAAEMDKDDWLALLQPITEQQIAN, encoded by the coding sequence GTGTTATTGGGCGGTCGGCTGCTGGAGTGTCAGCGCCAGGCCCATATCATCCGCGGCGTCTTTGCCGGTGAGCCTAAAATAACCTGCCAGGTCTCACTCAACGATCAGGGTAAGATAAGCGGTCGCTGCGACTGTGGTCAGCCTCGTTGTGCCCATCAGGCGGCGTTAGTGATCGAGCAGGCTGCGCTTCGCGCCCTCGATGAGCAGGGGCGTTCCAGACGCTCAGATACGGCCATTCGCCTGTTTAGAAGCGATCTCAAGGAGCGTTTCGATCCTTTCCCCACCATGGCGCGCCATCGCATCCTCTACCTGATAGTGCCGAGCGAGACAGGCTTACTGCTTAAGGTATTAAAGGGCTATCTGAATAAGAACGGTCGCTACCAGCTCAAGGGTCCACTAGGATTCGAGCTGCTGCAGAGCCAGCCTGTGCCCAAGTATGTCAGTCAGACAGATCTCAAGTTGCTGCACACACTCAGGGCGTTTGCAGCTGACTTTAGCAGTCAAAATATCGGTGAACTCAGCAATGCTCTTGGCAGTAGCACTGAAGACAGTAGTAGCGGCGCCGAAAGCCGCAGTGAAAAGACAGGCCAGGCCCAGTTGCCCGAGTATTTAACCTCTGTTGCATCCGGCCTGGAGGCTCAAACGGCGCAGCAAGATCTGTTACCAGTCGAAACATCAAGTGAGCAGGCGATCATTATCGATCTCGATTGCGCCTTTGCCGAAACGAATAGCGATACAGATAACACCAATGACAGCTCGGCGCAGCTTGGCAGCGATTTTTATCGTCTGCTGTTTGCCAGTGGTCGCTGTTTCTTTGGCAAGGTGGCGGGGGAGCCGGTGCGGCTTGCAACCCACTATGATGAAGACTTCCTAGATGAAAGCTTCATGCTGCCCCTTTGCCCCGGTGTCTGGCTAGATACCTGCTCGGGCACAGGGATCATCGATAAACGCCGTGACGTGCGGGTGAATCAAACCCTGTTAGAAGGCGTGGATCTCGACGGCGACTGGTTGCCAAGGCTAGAGATCGCCCGCGAGAGCCTAGATCAAAACTGGCTTGAACCTCTGCTGGCGCCTATCGATGTGGCCAAATTTTCCATGGTGCACCGCGGCCACCGTTATGACTTCGAATCACTCAGTTATCTTGGTGCGGGCCATAAGGCCTTCATGGCGCAATTTGCCAAGTGTCAGCTGCTGCTTAATCCCTTGCCGCTACTCACCAGTCAGTTCGAGCCAGCCGTGACTGAATCACTCGGTGAGGGCCTGCGTCTGGTACCGGGGGAGGCGAGTGAGCATGTGGTGTTGCTGCGCACGCTCTCGCTCAAGGGCTGGCAGATTGAACTGGTGGCCAAGCAACGTTTCGTTCAGGTGGCGGCCAATGCCTGGTATGGCGAGGTGAACAGCGCCGACAAGGATTGGTTCGAGCTGAGCCTTGGGGTCGAGGTCGAAGGAAAGCGGGTTAACCTCCTGCCATTGCTGGTCAACCTCATTCGTCAGGGCAAGCTTAGCCGAGATTTCAATCAGGTAACGAGCGCCGAACAATCTGACGCAACCCATGGTGAGAGTCAACCACAGGAGGTGGCGCTGGAGCTGGAATCTGGTGCCATACTTACCCTGCCGGCTGCGCGTATTCAGCGCATACTTGGGGTGCTCGACGAGCTCTTTACTCAGCAGCCGCTCAACGATCAGGAAAAGCTGGTGCTGGCACGCCATCACCTCGGGCGCATTCCGCTGCTCGATGATGCCTTAAGTCAATCTGAGCAGGCGCTGACTTGGTCGGGTGAAGCCAAGCTGAGGCAACATGCCAAGGCGCTCGGCCGTTATCTCAATGAGCAGCAGAGCAGGCGCGCAGATAGGCTGGGCACCATAGACTTTGTTACCCCAGATGGGCTCAACGCCGAGCTGCGCCCCTATCAGGTAGAGGGGGTCGCCTGGCTACAATTTATCAAGCGACACGGCTTCGGCGCCATACTGGCCGATGATATGGGGCTGGGTAAGACGCTGCAGACCTTGTGCAGCATCTTGCTGGATAAACAGGCCGGGGTGACCAAGGCGCCTGTGTTGGTTATCGCGCCAACCAGTTTGCTCAGCAACTGGCAGCGGGAGATCGCCCAGTTTACCCCAAGCCTGAGTAGTTTCGTCTGGAGCGGCCGCGCCCGTCATGATAACGAGCAGGCGCTGACGGATGTCGATGTGCTGATCACCAGCTATGGGATCCTGGCCCAAGACGCCGAGCGGCTGACCAAGCTCAATTGGCATCAGGTGATCCTGGATGAGGCGCAGACCATCAAAAACAGTCGCAGCCGCATCACTAAGCTGGTGAACCGGCTGCAGACTCAGCATCGTCTCTGTCTTACGGGCACGCCGATGGAAAACCATCTTGGAGAGCTCTGGTCGCTGTTTCATTTTCTGATGCCGGGCTTTCTCGGCATGGCCACTCAGTTTCAACGCCAATTTAAACAGCCGATAGAGAAAGATCATTGCGACGCCAGTCGTCAGCGGCTGGCTCAGAGGCTTGCCCCTTTCATGCTCAGGCGCACCAAGAGCCAGGTGGCGACCGAATTGCCCACCAAGACAGTGATCAACACCCTGATCGAGCTCAGCCAGAGTCAGTCGGATCTCTACGAGACCATACGCCTCACCGTGGCCGAGCAGGTGCAACTGGCCCTGAGACAAACCGGCGCCAAGGCCAACCGCCTGATGATCAGCAATGCGCTGCTTAAGCTGCGTCAGGTGTGTTGTCATCCGGCAATGCTAAATCTGGGCCAGCTGGGGCAGGTTGGCGAGACTGATAGTTCAAAAACGGCTATTTCACCCGAGCTAGACTCTCGCCAAGGTGTGACGGGCTTAGATGGCGCATCGGATGAGCTTAACGCCGAGTCCTCCAAGCTTGCCTGGCTGGAGAACAAGTTGCCGAGCATGATAGAAGATGGTCGCAACATACTGATCTTCTCATCATTTACCAGCATGCTGGATCTGATCGCCGAGCAATTGGATCGCCAGCAGATAGGCTATGAGATGCTTACCGGGCGAAGCCGTCATCGCGATCGCATCATAGAGCGTTTTCGTCGCGGCGAGGTCAATGTGTTTCTCATCAGCCTTAAGGCCGGTGGATCTGGTCTCAACCTGACCGAGGCGGATGTGGTGATCCATGTGGATCCTTGGTGGAACCCAGCCGCCGAAGAGCAGGCCAGCGACAGGGCCTACCGTATAGGGCAGGACAAGCCGGTATTCGTCTATAAGCTTATCTGTCAGAACACGGTCGAGGAGCGCATTCAGCAGCTGCAGCAGAGCAAACAGGCGCTAGCCCAAAGCATGTATCAGACCGAGAGCCTCACGGCCGCGGAGATGGATAAGGATGATTGGCTGGCCCTGCTTCAACCCATCACAGAGCAGCAAATCGCAAATTGA
- a CDS encoding alpha-glucosidase family protein, whose translation MNQLSWWRGAVIYQIYPRSLMDSNGDGVGDLQGIISKLDYIASLNVDAIWISPFFKSPMKDFGYDISDYRAIDPLFGTMADFDELIEKAHGLGIKVIIDQVLSHTSDQHAWFSESRQSRDNTKQDWYVWADPKPDGTAPNNWLAIFGGCAWEWEPRRQQYYLHNFLTSQPDLNFHNPDVRQAVLDNVKFWLDKGVDGFRLDAITFCYHDEQLRDNPPKPEDKRQGRGFSEDNPYAYQYHYYNNTRPQTVGFIEELRALINQYPGVVTLGEVSSEDSLATMAEYTQGDDRLHMAYSFELLTDDFSPAYIRHTVEALEQSIGDGWPCWAIGNHDVQRVATRWGRDAFNSDMAKMLNAMLCSLRGSVCSYQGEELGLGEVEIAYEQLQDPFGITFWPMFKGRDGCRTPMPWRHDANHAGFSDNTPWLPVPADHKAVAVDVQEANPESILNHYRHMLAWRKQHPILVTGDIKFIESTDALLVFERRLGEQTLLVAFNLSGQPQSYSLAGLGGQGLTPLEGHGLAKAELKGDVIQFDGFGCFYAWK comes from the coding sequence ATGAACCAACTCTCCTGGTGGCGCGGCGCCGTCATCTATCAGATCTATCCTCGCAGCTTAATGGATTCCAATGGCGACGGTGTAGGGGATCTTCAGGGCATCATAAGTAAACTCGACTACATTGCGAGTCTGAACGTGGATGCCATCTGGATCTCGCCTTTCTTCAAGTCGCCGATGAAAGACTTCGGTTACGACATCAGCGACTACCGCGCTATCGATCCTTTGTTTGGTACCATGGCGGATTTCGACGAGCTGATCGAAAAGGCGCACGGACTCGGCATCAAGGTGATTATCGATCAGGTGCTCAGTCACACCTCAGATCAACACGCCTGGTTTAGCGAGAGTCGCCAGAGCCGGGACAACACCAAGCAGGATTGGTATGTGTGGGCCGATCCTAAGCCGGACGGCACCGCGCCTAACAACTGGCTGGCTATTTTCGGTGGCTGTGCCTGGGAGTGGGAGCCACGTCGTCAGCAATATTATCTGCATAACTTCCTGACCAGTCAGCCAGATTTGAACTTCCATAACCCTGATGTGCGCCAAGCTGTGCTGGATAATGTTAAGTTCTGGCTCGATAAGGGAGTCGATGGTTTCCGCCTAGATGCGATCACCTTCTGTTATCACGATGAGCAGCTAAGAGACAATCCGCCCAAGCCTGAAGACAAGCGTCAGGGCAGGGGCTTTAGCGAAGATAACCCTTACGCCTATCAGTATCACTACTATAACAACACCCGCCCGCAGACAGTAGGTTTCATTGAAGAGCTGCGCGCGCTGATCAACCAATATCCTGGCGTCGTCACCCTAGGGGAAGTCTCTTCTGAAGACTCGCTGGCGACCATGGCCGAGTATACCCAGGGTGACGACCGCCTACATATGGCCTACAGTTTCGAGCTGCTGACCGATGACTTTAGCCCGGCCTATATCCGTCACACGGTAGAGGCGCTGGAGCAGAGCATTGGCGATGGCTGGCCCTGCTGGGCGATAGGCAACCACGACGTGCAGCGGGTCGCAACACGTTGGGGCAGAGACGCCTTCAATAGCGATATGGCCAAGATGCTCAACGCTATGCTTTGTTCGCTACGGGGCAGTGTCTGTAGCTACCAAGGTGAGGAGTTGGGTCTTGGCGAGGTAGAGATCGCCTATGAGCAGCTGCAAGATCCGTTCGGTATCACCTTCTGGCCTATGTTCAAGGGCCGGGACGGTTGTCGCACGCCTATGCCTTGGCGCCATGACGCCAACCATGCAGGCTTCAGTGACAATACGCCTTGGTTGCCGGTACCGGCCGATCACAAAGCCGTGGCGGTCGATGTGCAGGAAGCTAACCCTGAGTCGATACTGAACCATTATCGTCACATGCTGGCTTGGCGTAAACAGCATCCGATACTCGTCACGGGTGATATCAAATTTATTGAATCAACTGATGCGCTATTGGTGTTTGAGCGTCGTCTAGGCGAGCAGACCCTGCTGGTTGCCTTTAACCTGAGTGGTCAGCCGCAGAGCTATAGCCTGGCAGGTCTGGGCGGGCAAGGTCTGACGCCACTGGAAGGGCATGGTCTGGCTAAGGCTGAGTTGAAAGGCGATGTCATTCAGTTCGACGGTTTCGGTTGTTTCTATGCCTGGAAATAA
- a CDS encoding RsmB/NOP family class I SAM-dependent RNA methyltransferase: MLNASLSPSSTELVINVLAMVLEEGKPLDRAYSHHFSGLKLAPSEQARITYVTGDLLRRLNFYCYLADISTDEIARMGSRLLNAWHMANELPIPKLQYTLAIEEDDFNQRLEAAKQQAALFDGCPEWLDTLGQEQLGDDWAKERAALAQAPKRYLRVNPLKTNSEDLAKRLAKEGVETREVPGVPSALEVISDAALFRTECFKQGLFEQQDAGSQHVAAAVGAEPGMRVIDACAGAGGKTLAIAAQMQGKGRLLAMDVEQWKLDNLKQRARRAGAHNVETRIIASSKTIKRLKLSADRVLLDVPCSGLGVLKRNPDAKWRDTPDRLPVLVELQKEILQSYSRMVKVDGILIYATCSIMPQENRQQVDAFLAANPHFSFIDDETVSVADTGFDGFYLARMKRTAESA; this comes from the coding sequence ATGTTAAATGCGTCGCTATCTCCAAGTTCAACCGAATTAGTTATCAATGTGCTGGCCATGGTGCTCGAAGAGGGCAAACCGCTGGACAGAGCCTATTCACATCACTTCTCTGGACTCAAGTTAGCGCCGTCAGAGCAGGCGCGTATCACCTATGTCACCGGCGATCTGCTGCGCCGCCTCAACTTCTACTGCTATCTGGCAGATATCTCAACCGATGAGATTGCCCGCATGGGGTCACGCCTGCTCAATGCCTGGCACATGGCGAATGAGCTGCCGATCCCTAAGTTGCAGTACACCTTGGCGATCGAAGAAGATGATTTTAATCAGCGCCTGGAAGCGGCCAAGCAGCAAGCGGCACTGTTCGATGGTTGTCCCGAGTGGCTCGATACCTTAGGCCAGGAGCAGTTAGGCGATGATTGGGCCAAGGAGCGGGCCGCGCTGGCACAGGCGCCAAAGCGTTACCTGCGCGTTAACCCGCTTAAGACAAATAGCGAAGATCTCGCCAAGCGTCTTGCCAAGGAAGGGGTCGAGACCCGTGAGGTGCCAGGCGTGCCAAGCGCGCTTGAGGTGATCTCAGATGCGGCGCTGTTTCGTACCGAGTGCTTCAAGCAGGGGCTATTCGAGCAGCAAGATGCCGGTTCTCAGCACGTTGCCGCCGCCGTGGGCGCAGAGCCAGGCATGCGAGTGATCGATGCCTGCGCCGGTGCAGGAGGTAAGACGTTGGCCATCGCCGCACAGATGCAGGGCAAGGGTCGTTTGCTGGCCATGGATGTGGAGCAGTGGAAACTGGATAACCTTAAGCAGCGAGCGCGCCGCGCCGGTGCCCACAATGTCGAGACCCGTATCATCGCCAGTAGCAAGACCATTAAGCGCCTTAAGCTGAGTGCCGACCGGGTACTTCTGGACGTGCCTTGTTCTGGCCTTGGGGTTCTCAAGCGTAATCCTGACGCAAAGTGGCGCGATACGCCGGATCGTCTGCCCGTGTTAGTCGAGCTGCAAAAGGAGATCCTGCAGAGCTATAGCCGTATGGTGAAGGTCGATGGTATCTTGATCTACGCGACTTGCTCTATCATGCCTCAGGAAAACCGCCAGCAGGTCGATGCCTTCCTGGCCGCCAACCCGCACTTTAGCTTTATCGACGATGAAACCGTGAGCGTGGCCGATACTGGCTTCGATGGCTTCTATCTGGCGCGTATGAAGCGTACCGCCGAGTCTGCATAA
- a CDS encoding TonB-dependent receptor, whose amino-acid sequence MFQFKPNLLTLALLSAGVCINVYAADNEAAKAEATATTQDESIEVIEVRGFRTSVIKSLNNKRFADTVSETISADDLGALPDQSIADALTRLPGVTAVRTGGQASGLNIRGLDGDFVSATLNGREQVTTGGKRAIEFDQYPSELINQAQVYKSPKASLIEGGVAGTVELKTADPLQAPKEHNFTVNARGSFNDRAGEIADAEEYGNRLSFSYQGKFLDETLGVAVGYAHLYQPYVASQFIGLRFNDERRDVNGDGNLESISEGFEMQQKGGTDTRDGYMGAIHWQPNDNWSFKGDIFHSKFDSENFARGFRVKSLKNGQISDAIVEDGSMIGGTVSTDGTDNFAVFVVNDNDSKYSELTSGAVNIEWTNGDNLTIAADISYSSADGEFVNGGTRAVIYDDMANNVRSAESITYKLNNLNPADISFAKDYTDTSTLGLREVGMWPYDQQNDLIAYKLDLNYQLDNSFVSSIDVGVRYSEREFNAQRSQAGYGFEFGTNPDNQPVLALTDDMTRVVNFGGELSGYPSFLAIDFDKAVDLVNAQLAATGQDPFVPTANWANNWTMIQSGTVNEDVLAGYVQANLDFEIGSIPVTGNIGLRVVNTDQSSTGLQQVGFGLGEEIIDEKGVVSTDYIHNKVGKSYTDYLPSVNLNFHLTQNDQIRFAAASVMARPPIDKLKSGMGSWYDDSATPGYKKYNAWGNTSPLLDPFYADQYDLSYEHYFEESEGAIVFAVFYKDIKSFINNFTIQPFDFEEAGFIVPDTIVDNGVEFPVVKNEGQYQTAVNNDNGGYIRGIELAYTQVFDFLPGALSGLGFTGSYAYSDSEVEFETDLSGESLAIPLPGLSEHVLNTTLFYTLDGFDTRLSMRYRSEYVSEQVAVESQLAFFDAETILDYQASYAMDNGLKFLFQVNNLTDEANKTYFGQTHQTGTIQSFGRQYFLGFSYTM is encoded by the coding sequence ATGTTTCAATTTAAACCTAACCTACTCACGCTAGCCCTGCTTTCCGCCGGCGTTTGTATTAATGTCTATGCAGCTGATAACGAGGCAGCGAAGGCTGAGGCGACGGCAACGACTCAAGACGAGTCGATTGAAGTGATCGAGGTACGTGGCTTCCGTACCAGTGTGATCAAGTCGCTAAACAACAAGCGTTTTGCCGATACCGTATCAGAAACCATTTCTGCAGATGATTTAGGCGCCCTGCCTGACCAATCAATTGCCGATGCCCTAACCCGCTTGCCAGGTGTTACTGCCGTACGTACCGGTGGTCAGGCGAGTGGCCTTAACATTCGTGGTTTAGACGGTGATTTCGTTTCAGCGACATTAAACGGCCGCGAACAGGTTACCACCGGCGGTAAACGCGCGATCGAATTCGATCAATATCCTTCAGAGTTGATCAACCAGGCACAAGTCTATAAATCGCCAAAGGCTTCGCTTATCGAAGGCGGTGTTGCCGGCACGGTCGAGCTTAAAACAGCCGACCCGCTGCAGGCACCAAAAGAACACAACTTTACCGTTAATGCTCGTGGTAGCTTTAACGATCGCGCTGGTGAAATTGCCGACGCAGAAGAGTATGGCAACCGTCTAAGCTTCTCTTACCAAGGCAAGTTCCTAGATGAAACCCTTGGTGTAGCCGTGGGTTACGCACATCTTTATCAACCTTATGTAGCAAGCCAGTTCATCGGCCTACGTTTCAACGATGAGAGACGCGATGTCAACGGTGATGGCAACCTTGAGTCCATCAGCGAAGGCTTCGAGATGCAACAAAAAGGTGGTACCGACACCCGTGACGGTTACATGGGCGCCATCCACTGGCAACCCAACGACAACTGGAGCTTTAAGGGCGACATCTTCCACTCTAAGTTCGACTCAGAGAACTTTGCCCGCGGTTTCCGCGTGAAATCATTAAAGAACGGTCAGATCAGCGACGCCATTGTCGAAGACGGCTCTATGATCGGTGGTACAGTATCTACCGATGGTACTGATAACTTTGCCGTTTTTGTGGTTAACGATAACGACTCAAAATACTCAGAGCTCACCTCTGGTGCCGTTAACATCGAATGGACCAATGGTGACAACCTCACCATCGCCGCAGACATCAGCTACTCTTCTGCCGACGGTGAATTCGTCAACGGCGGTACCCGCGCCGTTATCTATGACGACATGGCTAACAACGTCAGATCGGCCGAGTCGATCACTTATAAGCTAAACAACCTCAATCCAGCCGACATCAGTTTCGCCAAGGATTACACAGATACTTCGACCCTAGGTCTGAGAGAAGTGGGTATGTGGCCTTATGATCAACAAAACGATCTGATCGCTTACAAACTCGACCTGAACTACCAGCTAGACAATAGCTTCGTGTCGTCTATCGACGTCGGCGTAAGATACTCTGAGCGTGAGTTCAACGCGCAGCGCTCTCAAGCCGGTTATGGTTTCGAATTTGGCACCAACCCAGACAATCAACCTGTGCTAGCCCTAACCGATGACATGACACGCGTGGTTAACTTTGGCGGCGAGCTTTCAGGCTACCCAAGCTTCCTAGCGATCGACTTTGATAAGGCTGTGGATCTGGTTAACGCACAACTGGCGGCAACAGGACAAGATCCTTTCGTTCCTACCGCTAACTGGGCAAACAACTGGACTATGATCCAAAGCGGTACGGTAAATGAAGACGTGTTAGCTGGTTATGTGCAGGCTAACCTAGACTTCGAGATCGGTAGCATCCCAGTAACAGGTAATATCGGCCTGCGTGTGGTTAACACAGATCAGTCAAGTACAGGTCTACAACAAGTCGGTTTCGGTCTGGGTGAAGAGATCATCGATGAAAAAGGCGTGGTCAGCACCGACTATATCCACAACAAAGTGGGCAAGTCTTACACCGACTACCTACCTTCGGTTAACTTGAACTTCCACCTGACCCAAAACGATCAGATCCGTTTTGCCGCGGCATCGGTTATGGCTCGTCCACCAATCGACAAGCTGAAGTCAGGTATGGGTTCTTGGTATGACGACTCTGCAACGCCAGGTTACAAGAAGTACAACGCATGGGGTAACACCAGTCCGCTACTGGATCCTTTCTATGCCGATCAGTACGACCTGTCATATGAGCACTACTTTGAAGAGTCTGAAGGTGCGATCGTCTTTGCCGTGTTCTACAAAGACATCAAGTCATTCATCAACAACTTCACTATCCAGCCATTTGACTTCGAAGAAGCAGGCTTCATCGTGCCAGACACTATTGTCGATAACGGCGTAGAGTTCCCTGTCGTTAAGAATGAAGGTCAGTATCAGACGGCGGTTAACAACGATAACGGCGGTTATATTCGCGGTATCGAACTTGCCTACACTCAGGTATTCGACTTCCTACCGGGCGCACTTAGCGGCCTAGGTTTCACCGGCAGTTACGCATACTCTGACAGTGAAGTAGAGTTTGAAACCGACCTAAGTGGTGAAAGCTTAGCTATCCCACTACCAGGCCTGTCTGAGCATGTGTTGAACACCACTCTGTTCTACACCTTGGATGGTTTCGATACCCGTTTGAGCATGCGTTATCGTAGTGAATACGTTTCTGAGCAAGTTGCGGTTGAATCTCAGCTGGCCTTCTTCGATGCAGAAACCATTCTCGACTACCAGGCATCTTATGCGATGGACAATGGTCTTAAGTTCCTGTTCCAGGTTAATAACCTGACAGACGAAGCTAACAAGACCTACTTCGGTCAGACACACCAAACTGGTACCATCCAGAGCTTTGGTCGCCAATACTTCCTAGGATTTAGCTACACTATGTAA